TTCGTTCTTCACTTTCCAGTTTGCGATAGCAGATACCAGCAGTTTTTCTAAAGGTACGCTCGGGTGCTTTGGATGGAATTTCAAAATATTCAAAGCCTTCTCCACATCCAGACCACGGATTAAGTCTGCCAGCAAACGCATTTTGCGGGTGGATGTCGGATTGTTGTTCAGCTTAGCTACTGCTTCCATTGTTATTAATTTCTTTTATTATTTAGTGTCTGATGCCTGATGTTTGATGGATTGGTTTGAAACCTGTCTTCAAACCTCAAACGCCAGACTATAATTTACATTTTCTTATTTACGTGACCTCTAAAGTTACGTGTGGGTGCAAATTCGCCCAGTTTATGACCAACCATAAATTCCGTTACATAAACAGGAATAAATTTGTTGCCATTGTGTACAGCGAAAGTGTGACCAACGAAATCAGGCGTAATAGTAGAACGGCGACTCCAAGTTTTGATAACTGTTTTCTTGGTGCCCACATTCATTTTCTCCACCTTATTCTCTAGTTTCTGGTCTACGTAAGGACCTTTTTTTATGGAACGAGCCATGTCTTCTTATTTATG
The Chitinophaga sp. MM2321 DNA segment above includes these coding regions:
- the rplV gene encoding 50S ribosomal protein L22: MEAVAKLNNNPTSTRKMRLLADLIRGLDVEKALNILKFHPKHPSVPLEKLLVSAIANWKVKNEGARVEDANLIVKTIFVDGGRTLKRMRPAPQGRGYRIRKRSNHVTIVVDGKSAQ
- the rpsS gene encoding 30S ribosomal protein S19 yields the protein MARSIKKGPYVDQKLENKVEKMNVGTKKTVIKTWSRRSTITPDFVGHTFAVHNGNKFIPVYVTEFMVGHKLGEFAPTRNFRGHVNKKM